The following coding sequences are from one Methanobacteriales archaeon HGW-Methanobacteriales-1 window:
- a CDS encoding arginine--tRNA ligase codes for MFALIEEEALNSLKKALLNLDYPIPDEIKLEIPPNPKMGDLATTVSFQLAKELKKSPMEITQNILKVLETPKTFLKVESKGPYINFYVNYQNFSKIVLEGIDENYGQLLSLSEQMVLEHTSANPNGPLHIGHIRNAIIGDSLARVLKSAGYDVETQYYVNDMGRQIAMVVWGILNLGKKLEEYGEGEKKDHQIGKLYFQVNEKLKEEPELREEINELIRRYESGKDKELNATFKIAVDSCLQGMEITMNRLHVHHDDFVWEGKFVRNNAVWDVVERLKESGHTKTNEVLYLDLEEFGIEKELILTRSDGTSLYSTRDLAYHLEKSEKGDVVLDILGSDHKLAIDQIRIAMGLLGGKSPEVIFYEFITLPEGSMSTRRGVFISVDDLMDEAIDRAMKEIKSRRSDLTEEESQKIAREIGIGAIRYYIARLSPEKHIVFKWDEALSFERGCASIQYAHARAGKLLEKSGLLIDGQLKELELEENWVLDEVEIDLIRTLSKFPNMVEESARIRRVHNLAQYAQDLASAFNKFYKATPVIGSDYEKARLVLVDRSKTTIHNCLELLGVSAPESM; via the coding sequence ATGTTTGCCTTAATTGAAGAAGAAGCATTAAACTCATTAAAAAAAGCTTTATTAAATCTTGATTATCCGATTCCTGACGAAATAAAACTAGAAATACCTCCCAATCCCAAAATGGGTGATCTGGCCACCACAGTTTCATTTCAACTGGCCAAAGAACTGAAAAAATCCCCTATGGAAATAACTCAAAACATTTTAAAGGTTCTGGAAACTCCAAAAACATTCCTTAAAGTGGAATCAAAGGGACCATACATAAATTTCTATGTTAATTATCAGAATTTTTCAAAAATAGTTTTAGAAGGAATAGATGAAAATTACGGTCAATTACTCTCATTATCCGAACAAATGGTTCTGGAACATACATCCGCCAACCCTAATGGGCCATTACACATAGGCCACATTAGAAATGCCATTATTGGTGATTCACTGGCCAGGGTTTTAAAATCAGCAGGTTATGATGTGGAAACTCAGTACTATGTCAATGATATGGGTCGGCAAATTGCCATGGTAGTGTGGGGAATCTTAAATCTTGGGAAAAAGCTGGAAGAATATGGTGAAGGTGAAAAAAAGGATCACCAGATTGGTAAACTCTACTTCCAAGTCAATGAAAAATTAAAAGAAGAACCTGAATTAAGAGAAGAAATTAATGAACTTATTAGACGTTATGAGTCTGGAAAAGACAAAGAACTTAATGCCACATTTAAAATTGCAGTAGATAGCTGTCTACAAGGTATGGAAATCACCATGAACCGGCTGCATGTACACCACGACGATTTTGTATGGGAAGGGAAATTCGTGAGAAACAATGCCGTGTGGGATGTGGTGGAACGCCTTAAAGAAAGTGGCCACACCAAAACCAATGAAGTTCTCTACCTGGATTTAGAAGAATTCGGGATTGAAAAGGAACTAATACTTACCAGGTCAGATGGAACCTCCCTTTATTCCACCAGAGACTTGGCATATCACCTGGAAAAATCTGAGAAGGGGGATGTGGTACTTGATATTTTAGGATCAGACCATAAACTGGCTATTGACCAGATAAGAATTGCTATGGGACTTCTAGGTGGAAAATCTCCAGAAGTGATTTTTTATGAATTCATAACCCTGCCTGAAGGTTCCATGTCCACTCGAAGAGGAGTATTTATTTCTGTGGATGATTTAATGGACGAAGCCATTGATAGGGCCATGAAAGAAATTAAATCCCGAAGATCCGATTTAACCGAAGAAGAATCTCAGAAAATCGCCAGAGAAATTGGTATTGGGGCCATAAGATATTATATTGCCCGATTATCACCAGAAAAGCACATTGTGTTTAAATGGGATGAAGCTTTGAGTTTTGAAAGGGGTTGTGCTTCCATTCAGTATGCTCATGCTCGTGCCGGTAAATTACTAGAAAAATCAGGTTTATTAATTGATGGTCAGTTGAAAGAACTGGAATTAGAAGAAAACTGGGTGTTGGATGAGGTGGAAATTGATCTGATTAGAACTCTTTCCAAATTCCCTAATATGGTGGAGGAGTCTGCCCGAATTAGAAGAGTACATAATCTGGCCCAGTATGCCCAGGATCTGGCAAGTGCATTTAATAAATTCTACAAGGCCACCCCCGTGATTGGATCCGATTATGAGAAGGCCCGTTTGGTCTTGGTGGATCGCAGTAAGACCACTATTCATAACTGTCTGGAATTACTGGGAGTCAGTGCTCCAGAGAGCATGTGA
- a CDS encoding signal peptidase I codes for MADNDQIKEIAIYIAIIIIGVIAAQHMNVVVSGSMEPVFYRGDIVLVEKANFLGIHEFNPEDVKKGDIVIYNANWFPDPVIHRVVATGTAKNGTKYYIIKGDNNPVPDPAVVYPSQITARVITIGNQPIFIPRIGYITLWIKGL; via the coding sequence ATGGCTGATAACGATCAAATCAAAGAAATTGCAATTTATATCGCAATTATTATCATTGGAGTAATAGCAGCCCAGCACATGAATGTTGTGGTATCTGGAAGTATGGAACCGGTTTTTTACCGAGGAGACATAGTTCTAGTAGAAAAAGCAAATTTTTTGGGAATACATGAGTTTAATCCAGAAGATGTTAAAAAAGGAGATATTGTAATTTACAATGCCAATTGGTTCCCTGATCCCGTCATTCACCGGGTTGTTGCGACTGGAACTGCTAAAAACGGTACAAAATATTACATTATAAAAGGAGATAATAATCCCGTTCCCGATCCTGCAGTAGTGTATCCCTCGCAAATAACTGCTAGAGTAATAACTATAGGAAATCAGCCGATTTTCATTCCTAGAATTGGATATATAACTCTTTGGATCAAGGGATTATAA
- the ilvD gene encoding dihydroxy-acid dehydratase yields MRSDNIKKGIQRAPHRSLLRACGVTDDDFEKPFIGIANSYTDIVPGHIHLRELADTVKVGIGQAGGVPFEFNTMAICDGIAMNHDGMRYSLASREIIADTVESMAQAHSLDGLVLMPTCDKVVPGMLMAAARLDIPCIVVTGGPMMPGKFQGKAVDLINVYEGVGAVTSGKMTEEELGELERCACPGAGSCAGLFTANTMACLTEALGMSLPGCATAHAVDSKKMRIARLSGARIVEMVREQLLPSQIMTQDAFRTSVAVDLALGGSSNTALHIPAIASELEDKGVKVDLELFDKMSKEIPHIASISPAGEHMMLDLDRAGGIPAVLKTLASKINTQNPTCTGISIEENLKGVEVRDETVIRSLENPVHTEGGIAVLKGNLAPNGSVIKQGAVDENMMAHTGPARVFDSEDECVEAIFNHQIKEGDIIVIRYEGPKGGPGMREMLNPTSAIVGMGIKSVALITDGRFSGGTRGPCIGHVSPEAMADGPIAAVRDGDIIKIDIPQRILEVELSDDEIQERIASAVKPERKLKGWLARYQKLASSADKGGILR; encoded by the coding sequence ATGAGAAGTGATAACATAAAAAAAGGCATACAAAGAGCCCCTCACCGGTCTCTACTCCGGGCCTGCGGCGTGACTGATGATGACTTTGAAAAACCATTTATAGGTATTGCCAATAGCTACACCGACATAGTACCTGGTCACATTCACCTAAGAGAGTTAGCTGATACTGTTAAAGTTGGAATAGGTCAAGCTGGCGGAGTACCATTTGAATTTAATACCATGGCCATTTGTGATGGAATTGCCATGAATCATGATGGAATGCGTTACTCGCTAGCATCAAGGGAAATAATCGCAGATACTGTGGAGAGCATGGCTCAAGCCCACAGCTTAGATGGGCTGGTTTTAATGCCTACTTGTGATAAAGTAGTTCCTGGTATGCTCATGGCCGCTGCACGTCTAGATATACCTTGTATTGTAGTCACTGGAGGACCTATGATGCCTGGAAAATTCCAAGGCAAAGCTGTAGACCTCATAAATGTCTATGAAGGAGTAGGGGCAGTCACTTCTGGTAAAATGACTGAAGAAGAACTGGGTGAGTTAGAAAGATGCGCCTGTCCTGGAGCAGGATCCTGTGCTGGTTTATTCACTGCCAACACCATGGCCTGTCTCACGGAAGCTCTAGGAATGAGTTTACCAGGATGTGCAACAGCCCATGCTGTAGATTCTAAAAAAATGCGCATTGCACGATTATCTGGTGCTCGTATAGTAGAAATGGTTAGAGAACAACTATTACCTTCCCAAATAATGACTCAAGACGCATTTAGAACATCTGTGGCTGTTGATTTAGCATTAGGTGGTTCCAGTAACACTGCCTTACACATTCCAGCCATTGCCAGCGAACTGGAAGATAAAGGAGTTAAAGTTGATCTGGAGCTTTTTGATAAAATGAGTAAGGAAATTCCACACATTGCATCAATATCTCCTGCAGGAGAACACATGATGCTGGACCTGGATCGGGCAGGAGGAATTCCAGCTGTTTTAAAAACTCTGGCAAGCAAGATAAACACTCAAAACCCGACATGCACTGGCATTTCTATAGAAGAAAATCTGAAAGGGGTGGAAGTGCGTGATGAAACAGTTATCAGGTCTCTAGAAAATCCGGTGCATACTGAAGGAGGAATAGCTGTTCTTAAGGGCAATCTTGCACCTAATGGTTCAGTTATCAAACAAGGTGCCGTTGATGAGAATATGATGGCCCATACTGGGCCAGCTAGAGTATTTGATAGTGAAGATGAGTGCGTAGAGGCCATATTTAACCACCAGATCAAAGAAGGAGACATTATTGTCATTCGATATGAAGGCCCTAAAGGAGGCCCCGGTATGAGAGAAATGTTAAATCCAACATCCGCCATTGTGGGGATGGGAATAAAATCTGTGGCCCTTATAACAGATGGAAGATTCTCTGGAGGAACTAGAGGCCCGTGTATTGGCCATGTATCTCCTGAAGCCATGGCAGATGGACCTATAGCCGCGGTCCGTGACGGAGATATTATAAAAATTGACATACCTCAAAGAATTCTAGAAGTAGAACTTTCTGATGATGAAATTCAAGAAAGAATTGCATCTGCAGTTAAACCTGAAAGAAAACTTAAGGGCTGGCTTGCCCGATATCAAAAACTGGCCAGTTCAGCAGATAAAGGTGGAATTTTAAGATAA
- a CDS encoding cupin domain-containing protein encodes MQEDLKSKALAIDDLIDYQEGSVVSREIVRKETGTVTIFAFDEGEGLSEHSAPFDAMVQIVDGTARISIGGEENTVKKGEIIIMPANVPHALHAVEKYKMILTMIKSQ; translated from the coding sequence ATGCAGGAAGACCTAAAATCAAAAGCACTGGCCATAGATGATTTAATAGACTATCAAGAAGGATCGGTAGTTAGTAGAGAAATAGTAAGAAAAGAAACTGGCACCGTGACTATATTTGCCTTTGATGAGGGAGAGGGCCTCAGTGAACACAGTGCTCCTTTTGATGCCATGGTGCAGATAGTTGATGGAACGGCACGAATAAGCATTGGGGGAGAAGAAAATACTGTCAAAAAAGGGGAAATAATTATAATGCCCGCCAATGTTCCCCATGCTCTGCATGCTGTAGAGAAGTATAAAATGATTTTAACTATGATAAAATCCCAATAA
- the hcp gene encoding hydroxylamine reductase, whose translation MGFIDSIRGINKNQNQIVEGGDKVEKKDSLDMFCYQCSQTAKGTGCTIRGVCGKEPTVARLQDNLLFAIKGISAYLYHARELGYSDDEVDAFLERGFYSTLTNVNFDAGKFVELALEAGNMNIKAMQLLKKAHIDTYSEPVPTEVAVGAVKGPGIVATGHSLKALEELLKQTEGKGINVYTHSELLPAHGYPGLKKYKHLVGQLGGPWFDQRDTFSKYPVAIVGTSNCVLIPKDEYKERMYTVGVAELPGVQHIEDYDFTPAIEKALELGDLEEEVKETTLTTGFGASTILSLAPKIKELVEAGKIKQFILVGGCDSPLIQAKYYTEFVKNLPDTTVVLTLACGKYRFNAMDLGDIEGVPRLIDIGQCNDAIVAVDVAVALTELFGVGLNELPLTIVLSWMEQKAAAILWSLLALDLKGMYIGPILPGWANDDILNVLVENYDLKPIGDAEEDIKKIMGL comes from the coding sequence ATGGGATTTATAGATTCAATTCGTGGAATTAATAAAAATCAAAATCAGATTGTTGAAGGAGGAGATAAAGTGGAGAAAAAAGATTCATTAGATATGTTTTGTTACCAGTGCTCCCAAACTGCAAAGGGAACTGGATGTACTATTAGAGGAGTATGTGGAAAAGAACCGACCGTTGCCAGATTACAGGACAACCTACTGTTTGCCATTAAAGGAATAAGTGCTTACCTTTACCATGCCCGGGAATTAGGTTACAGTGATGATGAAGTTGACGCATTTTTAGAAAGAGGGTTCTACTCTACTTTAACTAATGTTAACTTTGATGCAGGTAAATTTGTAGAATTGGCCTTAGAAGCAGGTAACATGAATATTAAAGCCATGCAACTTCTAAAAAAGGCCCACATCGACACTTATAGCGAACCTGTGCCTACTGAAGTGGCTGTTGGTGCTGTAAAAGGCCCAGGGATTGTAGCCACCGGCCACAGTCTAAAAGCTTTAGAAGAACTCTTAAAACAAACCGAAGGGAAAGGAATCAATGTTTACACCCACTCCGAATTGCTCCCGGCACATGGATATCCTGGTCTTAAAAAATACAAGCATTTAGTGGGACAATTAGGAGGTCCTTGGTTTGATCAAAGAGATACCTTCTCCAAATACCCAGTAGCCATTGTAGGAACTTCTAACTGTGTTCTAATTCCAAAAGACGAGTACAAAGAAAGAATGTACACTGTGGGTGTAGCCGAGCTTCCAGGAGTGCAACATATAGAAGATTACGACTTCACTCCGGCCATAGAAAAAGCCTTAGAACTAGGTGATCTAGAAGAAGAAGTAAAAGAAACCACTTTAACCACTGGATTCGGAGCTTCAACCATCCTTTCACTAGCACCTAAGATTAAAGAACTGGTAGAAGCTGGAAAAATCAAACAATTCATATTAGTAGGTGGATGTGACTCCCCATTAATCCAGGCCAAATACTACACTGAATTTGTGAAAAATTTACCAGACACCACCGTGGTTTTAACCTTAGCTTGTGGTAAATACCGATTCAATGCTATGGACTTGGGAGACATTGAAGGAGTACCAAGACTCATAGATATAGGCCAATGTAACGATGCCATTGTAGCTGTAGATGTTGCTGTAGCTTTAACAGAATTATTCGGCGTAGGACTAAATGAACTACCATTAACCATTGTTTTAAGCTGGATGGAACAAAAAGCAGCCGCTATCCTCTGGAGTTTACTGGCCCTAGATCTTAAAGGAATGTACATTGGACCAATTTTACCGGGCTGGGCCAATGATGATATCCTGAATGTCTTAGTAGAAAACTACGACCTTAAACCAATCGGTGATGCAGAAGAAGATATTAAAAAGATTATGGGACTTTAA
- a CDS encoding rubredoxin: protein MKYRCIVCAYIYDPENGDPENGIEPETSFKDLPDDWVCPLCFVGKDQFEAI, encoded by the coding sequence ATGAAGTACCGATGTATAGTTTGCGCATACATATACGATCCTGAAAATGGAGATCCTGAAAATGGTATAGAGCCTGAAACCTCTTTTAAAGACCTTCCTGACGATTGGGTCTGCCCTCTGTGTTTTGTGGGTAAAGATCAGTTCGAAGCCATATAA
- a CDS encoding TrmB family transcriptional regulator: protein MPIDQKTWNSLKTMGLTDYEATTYLALTSMISGTATEISMASKVPRSRVYDILKNMARKGFVEIERGRPLKYTVVSPAEVFYRNKQKLLEDLEEAELDLTSTYESQISKLPAPIWLIHGPEKIIRKEMEIITRAKESINIRAGFMFKEEAENLKEKINQAARRGVKTKIMAAPFTVIDDKKIHLSKELKGIKAEVRIYQIPFVKMIVRDGKEMMLIFSKFSGEEKKAVAQSAIGVWNQYPEIAQNYANVFENMWEGDMPKRPEKFKKNSFKD, encoded by the coding sequence ATGCCTATCGACCAAAAAACATGGAATTCATTGAAAACAATGGGATTAACTGATTATGAGGCCACTACTTATCTGGCTTTGACCTCCATGATCTCAGGCACAGCTACCGAAATTAGTATGGCCTCCAAAGTCCCTAGATCTCGAGTATATGACATACTGAAGAATATGGCCCGTAAAGGATTTGTGGAAATTGAAAGAGGCAGACCATTAAAATATACAGTGGTTTCCCCCGCTGAAGTTTTTTATAGAAATAAGCAGAAATTACTGGAGGATCTGGAAGAAGCTGAATTGGATCTCACCAGTACCTATGAAAGCCAAATTTCCAAATTACCAGCACCCATATGGCTTATTCATGGTCCTGAAAAAATTATTCGCAAAGAAATGGAAATTATAACTCGGGCCAAGGAAAGCATTAATATACGGGCTGGTTTCATGTTCAAAGAAGAGGCAGAGAATCTTAAAGAAAAGATTAATCAGGCCGCACGCAGGGGAGTAAAAACGAAAATAATGGCCGCTCCCTTTACTGTTATTGATGATAAAAAAATCCATCTATCCAAGGAATTGAAGGGAATAAAGGCGGAAGTTAGAATTTACCAGATACCATTCGTTAAAATGATTGTCCGGGACGGTAAAGAAATGATGCTCATATTTTCCAAATTTTCAGGAGAAGAGAAGAAGGCCGTAGCCCAAAGTGCCATTGGTGTCTGGAATCAGTATCCGGAAATCGCTCAAAACTATGCCAATGTATTTGAGAATATGTGGGAAGGGGATATGCCTAAAAGACCAGAAAAATTTAAAAAAAATAGTTTTAAAGATTAA
- a CDS encoding threonine--tRNA ligase, with protein MRVLLIHSDYLKYQTKSKTKIAEKIDDEKKKGSFENSLVAFTAVEKEDESDINGVVENAVKEIADVFSKVGAENVVVYPYAHLSSSLSSPDAAKKVLIEIESELAEMDIKVARVPFGWYKSFEVSCKGHPLSELSRTITSQKTEENEKEKGEESKWYILDEGQLIAPEEFDFHNKDLEQLTKYELGKSESSGEEPPHVKLMKEKGLADYEPSADVGHLRWYPKGRLIRDLLADYVYLLVTKEGAMPVETPIMYDLADDAIRVHAEKFGERQYRLGHKKKELMLRYACCFGAFRVLSDSFLTWKNLPARIYELSTYSFRMEKKGEVVGLKRLRGFTMPDLHTVCRDLAQSLVEFDRQIDLCMQTGEDFNVNYEVIFRATQDFYDEYKEWMHASAQKIGKPVLLEILPERKNYWISKMDFAAIDYLGRPIENPTVQIDVESGERFDITFLEENEKEDYPIILHCSPTGSIERVICSLLEKTAVEMDKKPPMLPVWLSPTQVRILPIAERHMDYALELARELKDQNVRVDVDDRPERVGKKIRNAATDWVPYVAVIGDNELESEELTINIRETQEKQAMTREDLVKLVKEETNDMPFRALPMPLKLSERINF; from the coding sequence ATGCGCGTACTTTTAATTCATTCTGATTATTTAAAGTATCAAACCAAGTCTAAAACGAAAATAGCTGAAAAAATAGACGATGAAAAGAAAAAAGGATCATTTGAAAATTCTCTGGTAGCTTTCACTGCTGTAGAAAAAGAAGATGAATCAGATATTAATGGTGTAGTAGAAAACGCTGTAAAAGAAATAGCGGATGTTTTCTCTAAAGTAGGAGCCGAAAATGTGGTAGTTTACCCCTATGCTCACCTAAGTTCTTCATTAAGTTCTCCTGATGCAGCTAAAAAAGTTCTGATTGAAATAGAATCTGAACTGGCTGAAATGGATATAAAAGTGGCCAGAGTTCCCTTTGGATGGTACAAATCCTTTGAAGTATCCTGCAAAGGACACCCATTATCTGAACTTTCCCGTACCATAACTTCTCAAAAAACCGAGGAAAACGAGAAGGAAAAAGGAGAAGAATCCAAATGGTACATTTTGGATGAAGGCCAGCTTATTGCTCCGGAAGAATTCGACTTCCACAATAAGGACCTGGAGCAACTGACCAAATATGAGCTAGGAAAATCAGAATCATCTGGTGAAGAACCACCTCACGTTAAATTAATGAAAGAAAAGGGACTGGCAGATTATGAGCCTTCTGCTGATGTAGGACACCTTAGATGGTATCCTAAAGGTCGCTTAATAAGAGATCTGCTAGCAGACTATGTTTATTTACTGGTAACCAAAGAGGGAGCCATGCCGGTGGAAACTCCAATCATGTATGATCTGGCTGATGATGCTATTCGAGTACATGCCGAGAAATTTGGAGAAAGACAGTACCGACTGGGCCACAAGAAAAAAGAACTTATGCTCAGATACGCCTGCTGTTTTGGTGCCTTTAGAGTATTATCTGATTCTTTCCTGACCTGGAAGAATTTACCTGCCCGGATTTATGAACTTTCTACTTACAGTTTCCGTATGGAGAAAAAAGGGGAAGTTGTGGGACTTAAAAGGCTTCGTGGATTCACTATGCCGGATTTACACACAGTGTGCCGGGATTTAGCCCAATCACTGGTGGAATTTGACCGTCAGATAGATCTCTGTATGCAAACTGGTGAGGACTTCAATGTTAATTATGAAGTTATTTTCCGGGCCACTCAGGATTTTTATGATGAGTACAAAGAGTGGATGCATGCTTCTGCTCAAAAAATTGGAAAACCAGTTCTTCTAGAAATTTTACCAGAGAGAAAAAACTACTGGATTTCTAAAATGGATTTTGCCGCCATAGATTATCTGGGAAGGCCTATAGAGAATCCCACTGTACAGATTGATGTGGAAAGTGGAGAAAGATTCGATATAACTTTCCTGGAAGAGAATGAAAAAGAAGATTATCCAATAATTCTTCATTGCAGTCCTACTGGAAGTATTGAACGTGTAATTTGCAGTTTGCTGGAAAAAACAGCGGTTGAAATGGATAAAAAGCCTCCAATGTTGCCAGTTTGGCTTTCCCCTACTCAGGTGAGAATACTGCCTATTGCAGAGCGACATATGGATTATGCTCTGGAACTAGCTCGGGAATTAAAGGATCAAAATGTTCGGGTAGATGTGGATGACCGGCCTGAAAGAGTAGGTAAGAAAATCAGAAATGCTGCCACTGATTGGGTGCCTTATGTGGCTGTTATTGGTGATAATGAATTGGAAAGTGAAGAATTAACCATTAACATTCGTGAAACTCAGGAAAAACAAGCTATGACTAGAGAAGATCTGGTAAAATTAGTTAAAGAAGAAACTAATGATATGCCATTTAGGGCTCTGCCAATGCCTTTAAAGTTGTCTGAGAGAATAAATTTCTAA
- a CDS encoding sporulation initiation inhibitor Soj, with protein MGEVISIINQKGGCGKTTTAVNLSTALALMDKKVLVIDLDPQGNATTGFGIQKGELENTIYTVLSRQNNMEEVMIPTILDDLYIVPSNISLSGAEVELSREIGYHSILQDAIKSVKGMFDYILIDVPPSLGILTLNALVASDSVIIPIQAEYYALEGMADLLKTINLVEERLKTSANIKGILITLYDSRTRLARDVHQEVKKYFGEEEYIFKTTIPRNVRLAEAPSYGKPCILYDQESAGTTAYLKLAQELINRDG; from the coding sequence ATGGGAGAAGTAATTTCAATAATTAATCAAAAAGGTGGCTGTGGAAAAACAACCACTGCTGTGAACTTATCAACTGCACTAGCCCTTATGGATAAAAAGGTTCTGGTAATAGATTTAGACCCACAAGGTAATGCTACAACTGGTTTTGGAATTCAAAAAGGCGAACTGGAAAATACTATTTACACTGTGTTGAGCAGGCAAAATAACATGGAAGAAGTAATGATTCCTACTATTTTAGATGATTTGTACATTGTCCCCAGTAATATTTCACTTAGTGGAGCTGAAGTAGAACTTAGTAGAGAGATTGGATATCATTCTATTCTTCAAGATGCTATAAAAAGTGTAAAGGGAATGTTTGATTATATTTTAATTGATGTTCCCCCGTCTCTTGGCATACTCACCCTAAATGCACTTGTGGCATCAGATAGTGTTATCATTCCTATTCAGGCGGAATATTATGCTTTGGAAGGAATGGCTGACTTATTAAAAACTATAAATCTTGTTGAAGAGCGTTTAAAGACTTCAGCTAACATTAAGGGTATTCTAATTACTTTATATGATTCTAGGACACGCTTAGCCAGAGATGTTCACCAAGAGGTAAAGAAATATTTTGGTGAGGAAGAATACATATTTAAAACTACAATTCCTCGTAATGTTCGTTTGGCAGAGGCACCTAGCTATGGAAAACCATGTATATTATATGATCAGGAAAGTGCAGGCACTACTGCCTATTTAAAACTGGCTCAGGAACTCATTAACCGGGATGGTTAA
- a CDS encoding AAA family ATPase: MARRKSPPSKSAGLGMGLDALIKAKTRDENNEIEENQLKNGSDENEITEDSDDIKVFKSQESKKSVSKPSDSAASKAEKSNKSLISKSTTTNDVNESASAETQRINIVISDVKKNPRITLWSSRSAAVLRYLKKTQPEFSISKEASKLIEESVKEKYPEIWDLFDDL; the protein is encoded by the coding sequence ATGGCCCGTCGTAAATCTCCACCATCAAAAAGCGCTGGCCTGGGAATGGGCCTGGATGCTTTGATTAAGGCCAAAACCCGGGATGAGAATAATGAAATTGAAGAAAATCAACTAAAAAATGGTTCTGATGAAAATGAAATAACTGAAGATTCTGATGACATTAAAGTTTTTAAATCACAGGAATCTAAAAAATCTGTTTCCAAACCTTCTGATAGTGCAGCATCCAAAGCTGAAAAGTCAAATAAATCTTTAATTTCAAAATCAACAACTACCAATGATGTAAACGAATCAGCTTCTGCTGAAACTCAGAGAATAAATATTGTGATTAGTGATGTTAAAAAGAATCCACGAATTACTTTATGGTCTTCTCGCTCGGCAGCAGTTTTAAGATATCTCAAAAAAACACAGCCTGAGTTTAGTATTAGTAAAGAAGCATCTAAATTAATTGAAGAATCAGTAAAAGAGAAATATCCTGAGATCTGGGATCTTTTTGATGACTTATAA
- a CDS encoding radical SAM protein has translation MNTMRKMQVLSDTAQFDLCDYVNHQTKSKPNLPGIYYSTVSGGCQVPLFKVLMTNKCINDCKYCVNHSKRNFTRMELSPEELTRVFLNYYQNKYVEGLFLSSGISGDIDISMEKVVEVARLLRLEHGYSGYIHLKILPGSSKDLIKRAMGLANRVSVNIEAATPDGLAELSSTKDYQKDIMRRLKWIKNIHNKDPLYAPSGQTTQMIVGATDETDEDILNRVKWLYDKLDVKRSYFSAFKPLEDTPLQSREEPHHNRSNRLYQADALLNSYNFKLEELIFHDNGLLDVDEDPKHSAARAMDIFPVEINQAPYRDLIRVPGIGTISARKIIAIRKKHQFTKLEELKKLGVAVKRAEPFIKLKGMYQTPLDMFS, from the coding sequence ATGAATACCATGCGTAAAATGCAGGTCCTGAGTGATACTGCCCAGTTTGATCTCTGTGATTATGTAAATCATCAGACTAAGTCGAAACCGAATTTACCTGGAATTTACTACAGTACAGTTAGTGGAGGATGTCAAGTCCCATTATTCAAGGTTTTAATGACTAATAAGTGCATTAATGATTGTAAGTACTGTGTGAATCATAGTAAACGAAATTTCACCAGAATGGAGCTCAGTCCTGAAGAATTAACCCGTGTTTTCTTGAATTATTATCAAAACAAATATGTGGAAGGGTTATTTTTAAGTTCTGGAATTTCTGGAGACATAGACATCTCCATGGAAAAAGTAGTGGAAGTGGCTAGACTTTTAAGATTAGAACATGGTTATTCTGGATATATACACCTTAAAATTCTTCCAGGTTCATCAAAAGACCTCATTAAAAGGGCCATGGGCTTGGCCAATCGAGTCAGTGTTAATATTGAGGCCGCAACTCCAGATGGTCTGGCAGAACTTTCCAGCACCAAAGACTATCAAAAAGACATTATGCGTCGTTTAAAATGGATAAAAAATATCCATAATAAAGATCCACTTTATGCTCCTTCGGGCCAGACCACTCAGATGATTGTAGGGGCCACTGATGAAACGGATGAAGATATTTTAAATAGAGTCAAATGGCTTTATGATAAGTTAGATGTTAAAAGAAGTTATTTTAGTGCTTTCAAACCTTTAGAAGATACCCCTCTGCAATCCAGAGAAGAACCCCATCATAATAGGTCCAATAGACTTTATCAAGCCGATGCACTTTTAAATTCATATAATTTTAAGTTAGAAGAGCTTATTTTTCATGACAATGGACTTTTAGATGTAGACGAAGATCCAAAGCATTCTGCTGCCCGAGCAATGGATATTTTTCCTGTAGAAATCAATCAGGCCCCATATCGTGATTTAATCCGAGTCCCTGGAATTGGAACTATTTCAGCTCGAAAAATTATTGCCATACGTAAAAAGCATCAATTTACTAAGTTAGAAGAATTAAAAAAGCTAGGTGTTGCAGTAAAACGTGCTGAACCATTTATAAAGCTTAAAGGTATGTATCAAACACCTTTAGACATGTTTAGTTAA